A region from the Terriglobales bacterium genome encodes:
- a CDS encoding hemolysin family protein yields MSLPLILTLVLLLGVLTLVSYVDGLYTEMGKFLSREFEENIEIFEKNIEPRLGVGRKRAALSMAALAQLTTAAIAIVLGYDVFYDGAWRAGEIVQAAVAIILIVVIFNRLVPFVLFTRTSGAWLADFMWPLRALLWLAMPVTLVLGFCLSVASLTKEHPPEEPEKPGEAVDALIEAGREEGILEEGDRQLIQSVVEFGDKTVREVMTPRPEVVAVPLTTTVEQFIELLRAKPYSRVPVYEGSIDHIKGLVFAHDVLQVPDAEARTRTVAGLMRPVHFVPESQRVSSLLKEMQRENIHMSIVIDEYGSVAGLVTIEDMVEEIVGEIRDEHEAKADIVRESDRSYIVPGNMDLDRLNELFGIRPESREAATVAGLVNELMGRIPGVGEVVEHEGLRFEVVEADTWKVQRLRISAAQPADKKVRA; encoded by the coding sequence AACATCGAGATCTTTGAGAAGAACATCGAGCCGCGCCTGGGCGTGGGCCGCAAGCGCGCCGCGCTCAGCATGGCCGCGCTCGCCCAGCTCACCACCGCCGCCATCGCGATCGTGCTCGGCTACGACGTCTTCTACGACGGCGCCTGGCGCGCCGGCGAAATCGTTCAGGCCGCCGTCGCCATCATCCTCATCGTCGTCATCTTCAACCGGCTCGTTCCCTTTGTCCTCTTCACCCGCACCAGCGGCGCCTGGCTGGCTGACTTCATGTGGCCGCTGCGCGCGCTCCTCTGGCTGGCCATGCCGGTCACGCTCGTGCTCGGCTTCTGTCTCTCGGTCGCCTCGCTTACCAAGGAGCACCCGCCCGAGGAGCCGGAAAAGCCCGGCGAAGCCGTGGACGCGCTCATCGAGGCCGGCCGCGAAGAGGGCATTCTGGAGGAAGGCGACCGCCAGCTCATCCAGTCGGTCGTCGAGTTCGGCGACAAGACCGTGCGCGAGGTCATGACGCCGCGCCCCGAGGTCGTCGCCGTTCCCCTCACCACCACCGTCGAGCAGTTCATCGAGCTGCTGCGCGCCAAGCCCTACTCGCGCGTGCCGGTGTACGAAGGCAGCATTGATCACATCAAGGGCCTGGTCTTCGCGCACGACGTGCTGCAGGTCCCCGACGCCGAGGCCCGCACGCGCACCGTCGCCGGCCTCATGCGCCCGGTGCACTTCGTGCCCGAGTCGCAGCGCGTCAGCTCGCTGCTCAAGGAAATGCAGCGCGAAAACATCCACATGTCCATCGTGATCGACGAGTACGGCTCGGTCGCCGGCCTGGTCACCATCGAGGACATGGTCGAAGAAATCGTTGGCGAGATTCGCGACGAGCACGAGGCCAAGGCCGACATCGTCCGCGAGAGCGACCGCAGCTACATCGTCCCCGGCAACATGGACCTGGACCGCCTCAACGAGCTGTTCGGCATCCGCCCCGAAAGTCGCGAAGCCGCCACCGTTGCCGGACTGGTGAACGAGCTGATGGGCCGCATCCCCGGCGTGGGCGAAGTCGTGGAGCACGAAGGCCTGCGCTTCGAAGTCGTCGAGGCCGACACCTGGAAAGTCCAGCGCCTGCGCATCAGCGCCGCGCAGCCCGCCGACAAGAAAGTTCGCGCTTAG
- the era gene encoding GTPase Era has product MPFRSGFVSIIGRPNAGKSTLLNKLVGEKIAIVTAKPQTTRNRIQGFVNLPAQTGRPAGQIIFVDTPGVHKPESALNRKMMREVHDALEGRDLILLMVDATQPFGRGDEFTLQLVKRAGGRVFLLLNKVDLVEKPKLLPMIEQYSRLHAFEEIIPISARTGQGLDVLLDKVARALPEGPRYFPADQVTDQPERFLAAEIVREKVLMLTKQEVPYAATVGIDLYEEKDTLTHIAATIYVERPGQKGIIIGKGGEMLKRIGTAARHELERRCGVKVFLELFVKVREGWREQRGFVEELDWRSRS; this is encoded by the coding sequence GTGCCTTTCCGCTCCGGCTTCGTCTCCATCATCGGACGCCCGAACGCCGGCAAATCCACGCTGCTGAACAAGCTCGTCGGCGAAAAAATCGCCATCGTCACCGCCAAGCCGCAGACCACGCGCAACCGCATCCAGGGCTTCGTCAACCTGCCCGCGCAGACCGGCCGCCCGGCCGGTCAAATCATTTTTGTGGACACGCCCGGCGTCCACAAGCCCGAATCCGCGCTGAACAGGAAAATGATGCGGGAGGTCCACGACGCGCTCGAAGGCCGCGACCTCATCTTGCTGATGGTCGACGCCACGCAGCCCTTCGGCCGCGGCGACGAGTTCACGCTTCAGCTGGTGAAGCGCGCCGGCGGCCGCGTCTTCCTGCTGCTCAACAAAGTGGACCTGGTCGAAAAGCCCAAACTGCTGCCCATGATCGAGCAGTACAGCAGGCTCCACGCCTTCGAAGAGATCATTCCCATCTCGGCCCGCACCGGCCAGGGCCTTGACGTGCTTCTCGACAAGGTCGCCCGCGCGCTGCCCGAAGGCCCGCGCTACTTTCCTGCCGACCAGGTCACCGACCAGCCCGAACGCTTCCTCGCCGCCGAAATCGTGCGCGAAAAGGTCCTCATGCTCACCAAGCAGGAGGTCCCCTACGCTGCCACCGTCGGCATCGATCTCTACGAAGAAAAGGACACGCTCACGCACATCGCCGCCACCATCTACGTCGAGCGGCCGGGCCAGAAGGGAATCATCATCGGCAAAGGCGGCGAGATGCTGAAGCGTATCGGCACCGCCGCCCGCCACGAACTCGAGCGCCGCTGCGGCGTGAAGGTTTTCCTGGAACTGTTCGTGAAAGTCCGCGAAGGCTGGCGCGAA